Proteins found in one Macaca nemestrina isolate mMacNem1 chromosome 4, mMacNem.hap1, whole genome shotgun sequence genomic segment:
- the LOC105483398 gene encoding beta-1,3-N-acetylglucosaminyltransferase lunatic fringe isoform X1: protein MLKRCGRRLLLALAGALLACLLVLTADPPPPPLPAERGRRALRSLAGPAGAAPAPGLGAAAAAPGALAREVHSLSEYFSLLTRARRDAGPPPGASPRPADSHPRPLAEPLAPRDVFIAVKTTKKFHRARLDLLLETWISRHKEMTFIFTDGEDEALARHTGNVVITNCSAAHSRQALSCKMAVEYDHFIESGRKWFCHVDDDNYVNLRALLRLLASYPHTRDIYIGKPSLDRPIQATERVSENKVRPVHFWFATGGAGFCISRGLALKMSPWASGGHFMNTAERIRLPDDCTIGYIVEALLGVPLIRSGLFHSHLENLQQVLTSELHEQVTLSYGMFENKRNAVHVKGPFSVEADPSRFRSIHCHLYPDTPWCPRTAIF, encoded by the exons ATGCTCAAGCGCTGCGGCCGGCGCCTGCTGCTGGCGCTGGCTGGCGCGCTGCTCGCCTGCCTGCTAGTGCTCACTGCCGATCCGCCGCCGCCCCCGCTGCCCGCCGAGCGAGGCCGGCGCGCGCTGCGCAGCCTGGCGGGCCCCGCAGGGGCTGCCCCGGCGCCTGGGctgggggcggcggcggcggcgcccgGGGCGCTGGCCCGCGAGGTGCACAGTCTGTCCGAGTACTTCAGCCTGCTCACTCGCGCGCGCAGAGACGCGGGCCCGCCCCCCGGGGCCTCCCCCCGCCCCGCCGACAGCCACCCGCGTCCCCTGGCCGAGCCGCTCGCGCCCCGAGACGTCTTCATCGCTGTCAAGACCACCAAAAAGTTCCACCGCGCGCGCCTCGACCTGCTGCTGGAGACCTGGATCTCGCGCCACAAGGAGATG ACATTCATCTTCACTGACGGGGAAGATGAGGCCCTGGCCAGGCACACGG GCAATGTGGTCATCACGAACTGCTCGGCTGCCCACAGCCGCCAGGCGCTGTCCTGCAAGATGGCCGTGGAGTATGACCACTTCATCGAGTCCGGCAGGAA GTGGTTCTGCCACGTGGACGATGACAACTACGTCAACCTGCGGGCCCTGCTGCGGCTGCTGGCCAGCTACCCGCACACGCGGGACATCTACATCGGCAAGCCCAGCCTGGACAGGCCCATCCAGGCCACGGAACGGGTCAGCGAGAACAAGGTG cGTCCTGTCCACTTCTGGTTTGCCACGGGCGGCGCTGGCTTCTGCATCAGTCGTGGGCTGGCTCTGAAGATGAGCCCGTGGGCCAG CGGGGGTCACTTCATGAACACTGCTGAGCGGATCCGGCTGCCCGATGACTGCACCATTGGCTACATCGTGGAGGCCCTGCTGGGCGTGCCGCTCATCCGCAGCGGCCTCTTCCACTCCCACCTGGAGAACCTGCAGCAGGTGCTCACCTCAGAGCTCCACGAGCAG GTGACACTGAGCTACGGTATGTTTGAAAACAAGCGGAATGCCGTCCACGTGAAGGGGCCTTTCTCAGTGGAGGCCGACCCATCCAG GTTCCGCTCCATCCATTGCCACCTGTACCCGGACACACCCTGGTGTCCCCGAACTGCCATCTTCTAG
- the LOC105483398 gene encoding beta-1,3-N-acetylglucosaminyltransferase lunatic fringe isoform X2 — translation MLKRCGRRLLLALAGALLACLLVLTADPPPPPLPAERGRRALRSLAGPAGAAPAPGLGAAAAAPGALAREVHSLSEYFSLLTRARRDAGPPPGASPRPADSHPRPLAEPLAPRDVFIAVKTTKKFHRARLDLLLETWISRHKEMTFIFTDGEDEALARHTGNVVITNCSAAHSRQALSCKMAVEYDHFIESGRKWFCHVDDDNYVNLRALLRLLASYPHTRDIYIGKPSLDRPIQATERVSENKVRPVHFWFATGGAGFCISRGLALKMSPWASGGHFMNTAERIRLPDDCTIGYIVEALLGVPLIRSGLFHSHLENLQQVTLSYGMFENKRNAVHVKGPFSVEADPSRFRSIHCHLYPDTPWCPRTAIF, via the exons ATGCTCAAGCGCTGCGGCCGGCGCCTGCTGCTGGCGCTGGCTGGCGCGCTGCTCGCCTGCCTGCTAGTGCTCACTGCCGATCCGCCGCCGCCCCCGCTGCCCGCCGAGCGAGGCCGGCGCGCGCTGCGCAGCCTGGCGGGCCCCGCAGGGGCTGCCCCGGCGCCTGGGctgggggcggcggcggcggcgcccgGGGCGCTGGCCCGCGAGGTGCACAGTCTGTCCGAGTACTTCAGCCTGCTCACTCGCGCGCGCAGAGACGCGGGCCCGCCCCCCGGGGCCTCCCCCCGCCCCGCCGACAGCCACCCGCGTCCCCTGGCCGAGCCGCTCGCGCCCCGAGACGTCTTCATCGCTGTCAAGACCACCAAAAAGTTCCACCGCGCGCGCCTCGACCTGCTGCTGGAGACCTGGATCTCGCGCCACAAGGAGATG ACATTCATCTTCACTGACGGGGAAGATGAGGCCCTGGCCAGGCACACGG GCAATGTGGTCATCACGAACTGCTCGGCTGCCCACAGCCGCCAGGCGCTGTCCTGCAAGATGGCCGTGGAGTATGACCACTTCATCGAGTCCGGCAGGAA GTGGTTCTGCCACGTGGACGATGACAACTACGTCAACCTGCGGGCCCTGCTGCGGCTGCTGGCCAGCTACCCGCACACGCGGGACATCTACATCGGCAAGCCCAGCCTGGACAGGCCCATCCAGGCCACGGAACGGGTCAGCGAGAACAAGGTG cGTCCTGTCCACTTCTGGTTTGCCACGGGCGGCGCTGGCTTCTGCATCAGTCGTGGGCTGGCTCTGAAGATGAGCCCGTGGGCCAG CGGGGGTCACTTCATGAACACTGCTGAGCGGATCCGGCTGCCCGATGACTGCACCATTGGCTACATCGTGGAGGCCCTGCTGGGCGTGCCGCTCATCCGCAGCGGCCTCTTCCACTCCCACCTGGAGAACCTGCAGCAG GTGACACTGAGCTACGGTATGTTTGAAAACAAGCGGAATGCCGTCCACGTGAAGGGGCCTTTCTCAGTGGAGGCCGACCCATCCAG GTTCCGCTCCATCCATTGCCACCTGTACCCGGACACACCCTGGTGTCCCCGAACTGCCATCTTCTAG